The Rosa rugosa chromosome 1, drRosRugo1.1, whole genome shotgun sequence genomic sequence CTTCCACTCCCTACTCAGCAGCTGCCACCGAGCCCTCACCCTCGCAAATGCCGTCCCAACCAGCCCCATTGCGCGACCATGCGCCGAGTTAAACGCCTTCTCCTCTTCCTCATTTGATCTCACATACGGAGTCAAAAGCCAAGGCAACAGAGGAAAGCAAGACTCCCCCAATATGTACTGAGGAAGCGCATTGCCATCACTGAGCTCATGAACAGGACCATTCAACAACTCCCTGGACTCCTCCACACCCAAATACAGCTTACTCTGCCGGAAAATCGCTTCCGGTTTCACTGTGCTCGGCCAGCCAGCCGAAACATCCAGAAACCTCCCTTCAGAATCCACCAATGCCTGAACCAACAGCGACCCATTTGGCCCCAGCATTTCACCACTAACCCCAAATCTCCCAAACCCTAACACCCCACAGCAATTCGGCAGCGAAATCCACCCGAAACCCCCAACAATCCGAGCCATATCGGACCGGAGCTCAAACAAGCTCCCTAATTTATCATTCACCCACTTGCAGACGGCGTAGAAAGCCCGGCAGGCCTCCGCCGAGTCCATCCCGAAGCGCCGGCCGACCGCCTTGTAGGTGGCGCCGTGGGCGAGGCGGTAAATCGCGGCGGCGAGGGCGTAGTTGGGCGGAATCGAAGGGATTGCGGAGCTCAGAAATGGGGAGAGGATGGAGAGAAGGATAGAGAACGAGTGTTCGGACATGCGGAAAGCGTGGCGCCACGGCGAGTCgccggcggcggaggaggagaggaAGCGGCGGAACCAGCATtcttgaggaggaggaggcggcggtgGTTGCGGCGGCGGGGGAGATGAGTGGACGAGGAGGGGGGAGAGGGCGGAGGAGGCGGAGGAGAGGAGggtctctagggttagggtttgggaggggaggaggaggaggtcgTTTTGGGAGAGGAAGGAGTGGGCGAGTGAGGTGGCGGAGGTGACGAGGCTGAGGAGGTTTCGTTGATCGAGCGGCGGAGTGTGGTGGTTCTTGTTCTTCTGCTTGCCGCGTTTGGCGGTGTTCTTGGCTGCTCCGCCAATGCTGACGGCGGCCATCGGCGGTGGAGTTTGGTTACTGGCCGGAGAGTTCAGTGTGAAGTGTTAAAAGAGTGTGTGAATGAGTCAAATGTATAGTAACGACCACTGCTTACGTTGGGCCTCCTCAAGTGTGGGCTTACTTTTGATACTTGGGGCTCTAATTACTACAAAAcggtttatttatttttttgaaatgatttattattaaggtgaaaaagaaaagtaagtatttaaaaaataaaacttcgCACCAAATATCGTGAAAATTGGACCTCAgagtttatttctttttttattttaaaaatttctctaagatcataattttttacaaaaaaaattgtGGACTACAGCACACgatttttggtaaaaataacatattcttatttttttatcaaaatttttCTGCCAATGAATAATGATTTAACACTTCTCGCACTGACGAAACTCAAAAATCACAGTGTAGTGAATTTTTGTTCGACATATTGGAAGTGCTGTCGTGCTGCACCGCCACCATATGTCGTCGTAGAGGTTCCACCTCTCAACACTACAACCATAGAGACTGGTTGCACCCACTTCGGTAACCCTAAGCCACCAACTGCTGAAAATGATTGGATTCAGAGTGACGGAGAGAGCACTGGCCTTACCCAGATAACAAATAGAGAAACAAGAGATCGCTGACCCATGGCAGGCCTCCCGTCCATCGCGGAAAACAACCGCATTAGCCTCCACCTCCCTGCACCAACGCTTGTGCTAATGAAAGAAATCTAAATTTCTATCATCCCATCGCATCTCAGACTATCAAGAGGGCAAAGGAGAGAAGACCattgatttgatgtttgaatTTAGCCTGAACCGTCACCAATACAGTCATCGATCAATCGAAGAGTGAGCACTAAAAACAGCAACGACGTAGCAATAGATAGACGCGCAAGCAACGTCGCGTCAGTAGAGAGAGAATGAAAGCTCTGCACTAGGGTTATATGAATATATCGTACAAAATCAATATACCTTCCATAACTTTAAGCAATGTACATATGTATTTTGTTTAACCATTTGCCATATTTATTCAGTATTATTTGATTTAAATTCATGACATTATCGATAATCTGGAAATAAATGCTAAACCGACCTCAATCCAAAACGCAAGCCAAAACACAACTCCACCGATTACAACCCAACTTCCTCCCTCCTCCCTCGTGAGGCCCAACCAAGTCACCAACCGACCCCTGATCCCATATTAGTCAATGAAAATGGAGATACTCTCGAAATAAACCACATTCAATTTAGTTATCTATCCGGTTTGAAAATAGATTTTCACCACCAAAAAAATTAGTAATGTTCGCCTCGTcacaaagaaaaatattttccCTTTTCTCAATGAATTTATTCTTCTTTGATTTTCTTGCATCAAATATCGAAATGTTTATAGTTATATTATACAGAGTCCTATGAGGCAGGCTATGACCCGTAGTACTCTGTGTGAGACTGTTCACTCTGACACGAAACCCACCGAGATAGTCCAAGTCTTGATCAACAAGAAATTCTTTATCTatctataaatacaaaatccCATCTTGGGTTCTTCAAAATCCCCACATTTCAAGTCGTCTCTATCTCTCTGTGTGAATTGTGATGGCGAAAGTAAAGATTGCAGGGACATGGGCAGGTGTGCTGGAGGTCGAACTGGACAATTGGACGGTGCCCATGTTGAGAGAAGAGGTTGCAAAGCGATCCAACTGCGAGCCCGGCTCGATCAACTTGATATGCGCAGGCCGAGTTTTGAAGGACGGCGATGGCAGCGAGAATTTGACCCAATTGGGTGTTAAGAACAACGCAAAGATTCTGGCTAGTCGGGTTTCTGCTCAGGAGGGTAAGTCTTTGGGTCAGGAGCTGATGGCCGAAAGCGAACGCGCTCAGAGACTCGCTCGGGTCAAGTAAGTGTGATAGTACTGAGTTTCTAGTGATGAtgggtttgtttggttttgatgAAAGCATTGACCTTTATGAAAAATTTGGTTGTGTTAGTCAtgggtttgtttggttttgatgAAAGCATCTAGCTTTATGCAAACTTTGGTTGTGTTAGTCATgggtttgtttgattttgatgaaagcATTTAGCTTTATGAAGACTTTTGTTATGTTAGTTGGTTTTGGTGGTAGAATCGGTTTCGTTgcatatgagtttttttttgtaTGATTGTGGTGACTGTTTATGTGATGGACTCTCTATTCCGGGTTTTGTTTCAGATTGATTGAACAAATGGTGTTTTTGGTATTCAGAATAGAATGAGTTTTATCTAGACCTTATAATCTATGAGCTTTTGGTTTCAGAAGGAAAGGATATCTTTCAGACCTGTGTGTTCTGTTTAGTATATGTCTGTGTTTTGGTTTAACCAGGCTGTGTATCTTTTCAATTTATAGGGCTGCTGCAACTGCGCTGTCCAAGAGACACGCTGATGGTTCATTGCCAATTGAAGATTTCAATATAGTACTTGAAGATCAGAGTGGAAAGAAAGTACAAATGGGATCGGAGACTGATCAGCGGTATGATTTCATTAGGTTTCAGTAGTTTCTGTTCTCAAGTTAGATCCTTTTATGAGAAGTTTAGGGGATGCAATCCCATTTTGAGTTTGAAGTAAGATTTGAAATGTTGTTTGACAGGGCAATCATGATGGGCCTGATGCTTCATACCAATGCAAAGCAACTGATTAAAGCACAAAATTATCAAGATGCATTGGAAGTGCTCACCATGGGAGAGGTTAGTCACTGCCTTTTGCAATTGATAgttttcttcatatgaaatttaGCATGTAACATGGCTTGTCCATGCTTGTTATAGTAGCTTTGAATATGTTTCCAGTGACTAAGAAATCTgtgtgggattttttttttcattcttgtagGAGGCTTTCTCTCTTTGTGATCCGAAGGTTATTGAGGTGAGTGGGTTACTTTATTGAAGACATTGTATTACTATGAACTACGAAGTCCATGTAACTTTGACAGTTAAACTATATCAagcttcttttcatttt encodes the following:
- the LOC133709398 gene encoding protein ALP1-like; amino-acid sequence: MAAVSIGGAAKNTAKRGKQKNKNHHTPPLDQRNLLSLVTSATSLAHSFLSQNDLLLLPSQTLTLETLLSSASSALSPLLVHSSPPPPQPPPPPPPQECWFRRFLSSSAAGDSPWRHAFRMSEHSFSILLSILSPFLSSAIPSIPPNYALAAAIYRLAHGATYKAVGRRFGMDSAEACRAFYAVCKWVNDKLGSLFELRSDMARIVGGFGWISLPNCCGVLGFGRFGVSGEMLGPNGSLLVQALVDSEGRFLDVSAGWPSTVKPEAIFRQSKLYLGVEESRELLNGPVHELSDGNALPQYILGESCFPLLPWLLTPYVRSNEEEEKAFNSAHGRAMGLVGTAFARVRARWQLLSREWKEECVEFLPFVVVTGCLLNNFLIKCSEPLPDDNVGCLREEELLQVFEGLVDESGERIRDVLATHLSRVSLRR